The Bacteroidota bacterium genome has a window encoding:
- a CDS encoding Na+ dependent nucleoside transporter — AFIAFIAMFNFIVGKIGQWTNLNEMIVEGTNGKFDGLSLQFILGYTFAPLMWLIGVTPADVVTVGRLLGEKLILTEFIGYISLAELKASGAFSEPKSIIMATYILCGFANFSSIGIQIGGIGALAPKRRVLLSKLGVKALVAGTLASLMSATIIGMIMG, encoded by the coding sequence TGGCATTTATTGCATTTATTGCCATGTTCAATTTTATAGTTGGTAAAATTGGTCAGTGGACAAATTTGAATGAAATGATTGTTGAGGGAACTAATGGAAAATTCGATGGCCTTTCTTTACAGTTTATTTTGGGTTATACTTTCGCACCGTTAATGTGGTTGATTGGAGTTACTCCGGCTGATGTAGTAACTGTTGGCAGATTATTAGGCGAGAAACTAATCCTCACCGAATTTATCGGGTATATTAGTTTAGCTGAATTAAAAGCCAGCGGTGCATTTTCCGAACCCAAATCAATAATTATGGCAACCTATATTTTATGTGGTTTTGCTAATTTTTCATCTATCGGAATTCAAATTGGTGGAATTGGTGCACTGGCTCCAAAACGGCGCGTTCTTCTTTCAAAACTAGGAGTTAAAGCTTTGGTTGCTGGAACTCTGGCTTCGTTAATGTCGGCTACTATTATTGGGATGATAATGGGGTAG